The following DNA comes from Cellulomonas soli.
GCCGGATGGCCAAGGCCACCTGCCCGGTCTGCGGCACGAAGCTCAACCGCATCCTCGGCAAGGCCTGAGCACCACCGAACTTCCCGCAGGGGCGTCGTCCGACCAGGACGGCGCCCCTGCGGCGTCCCACCCTTGTGGACAGCACCGGACGCCCCGCCGGTCGTGCGTGAGAGTGTTCCGCCCGTCGACGACGAAGGGGGACCACCGATGACCGTTCGCCTGCGCCCCGGGCTGCGTGTGCTGCGGCGCACGGACACCGAGGTCCAGGTCGGCACCGACCCGCGCTGGGCCGTGCGGCTGACCGACCTGCGACCTGCCGAGGTCGAGGCGCTCGTCGCGGTCGACGCTCTCACCGACCTGCGCTCCCTCGGCCGCCACGCGCGCCTGTCCCCCGCACGGCTCGGCCCGCTCGTCGACGCCCTGCAGGAAGCCGGGCTGACCGTGGACGAGGACCGGTCCCGCACCCTGCCCGGACCCGCCACGGTCGAGGCCGCCGCCGTCAGCCTGGCCCGGGGCGGGACGGACCCCGGAGCGCTGCTGCGCGCCCGTGCCGCACGCAGCGTCGGTGTCCTCGGGCTCGGGCCCGTCGGGCTGGGCATCGCGGTCACGCTCGCGGCCGCAGGCGTCGGCACCCTCGTGCTCGACGACGAACGTCCCGTCCGATCGGCCGACGTCGGCCCCTGCGGCTACCGGTGGAGCGACGCGGGGTCGATGCGGTCGACCGCGTCCGCCCGGATCCTGCGCGACGTGCGGCCCGAGATCCGGCTGGGGCAGACCGACGAGCCCGACGTCCTCGTCCTGGTCGAGCACGGCGCCGCGGCGCCCGAGCGTGCGCACGTGCTGCTGACGTCCGGGCTGCCCCACCTGTCCGTCGTGGTGCGCGAGGCCGGCATCGTCGTCGGGCCGTTCGTGCAGCCGTCGGACCCCCACCCCGGCGCGTGCCTGCGCTGCCTGGACCTGCACCGCGTCGACCTCGACCCGTCGTGGCCGGTGGTCGCCGCACAGCTCGCCGCGGCCACGCACGTCACCCGGCCCGACGCAGGCCCCGGCGCCCGGGGAACCCCGCTGGACGAGCCGGTCGTGGTCTCCGCGATGGCGGCCGCGGTGGCCGCGGCCGACGTCCTGGCGGTGCTCGACGGCTGCGTGCCGCGCACCCGGTCGACCACCGTCGAGATCGCCGTCCCGGACGCGGTGCCCCGTGAACGCAGCTGGGCGGTGCACCCCTCCTGCGGGTGCACCGCCCTGCCGGGGGTCGACGCCGTCGGTGACGGCGGTCGACCTCGGTCCCCCCTGCCGGTCTGACCTGCGCCTACGTGCCGTCGGCGCCGGTGACCGCCGCCCCGGGTGCTCTCTGCCGAGAGCCGCCCGGGGCCGGTCATGCCGCCGCGGTCCGGTCCTTTCGCGGCCGCCCACGGCCCCGCTTGGTCGCGACGACCGCCCCGGCCACGAAGACCTGGCCGCCCCACACGCCCCACGGCTCCTCCCGCTCGAGCGCCCCGGCGAGGCACCCCTCGATCAGCGGGCACTCGCGGCACAGCGCCTTGGCACGCTCGACCTCGACCGTGCGCTCGGCGAACCACAGCTCGGAGTCGTTGTTCCGGCACGGGATGAGGTCCGCGACGAGGCGGTTGAACTGACGACGGTCGTCGACCGTCGACCGCGTGGCCGACGGCTGCGGGGTCGAGATCGTCGGGCGGGTCTCGGTCGGGGCGTCGGTCGATGGCCAAGGGCCGGATCCGACCCGGTCGGTGTCGAGCAGCGTCGTGAGCCGCACGATGTCCTCCTGATGTCCTTGCTGATGAACGTGGTGCGTCGGGCGGACCGACGGACCTGCCGTTCATCCCGAGGAGACGGGAGAAACAACGAGGCCGCGGATCCGAGTACGGAGTCCGCGGCCTGGGCTGACCTGGTTCAGGTCAGAGCAGTGGAGCTCCGTGACAGAGGTGGGGATCGGTGCCGTTCGTGTGACGGCCGCGCAGCTGCGGTGCACCGCCGACATAGCCGGCGACGGACACAGGGCGCCCCTGGAACCGGACGCCGATGGGCGCGAGGGAACGCGGGACCGACACGGTCGACATGGTCGACGACGTGATCTCCGTGAACTTGTTCATCACTGCACCCACCCCCTCTCCGGTTCGGACCTCGACGCGTCGGACGCGCGGATCTGCTCTACAAGGACGTGGATCACCCTAGGACGGCCTTGCGACGCACGACAACCGATTATTCGAACGAGTTTCGGCGGATCATTCCGAGGCGCCGTCGGCAGCACTGTCGCGGACGACCACGAGGAGCTCGAGGCCGTAGGAACCGAGCGTGCGCGCACCGATCCCGGCGACCTGGCCGAGCTCGGCCAGCGACGTCGGGAGGCGGCGGGCGACGGCCGTGATCGCGGCGTCCGACAGCACGCTCGTGGTCGTGCGCCCCAGCTCGTCGGCCGTGCGACGGCGCCACCGGGTGAGGCCGTCCACGACCCCGGGGTGAGGCTCGACGCGCTCGTCCAGGCCTGCGCCGCCACGGCCGGCGCCCGTCGCGCCACCCGTGCGAGCACCGCCACGGCCGCGGCCGACCGGTGCGTCACCCTGCGGCCAGAGGCCGTCGAGGAACCGGCTGCGGCGGCGGACCGCACGCGTACCCGGCGCGCGCGCCGCGGCGAACGACAGCTCAAGGCGCGCGCGGGCGCGCGTGACCCCCACGTAGAGCAGCCGCCGCTCCTCGGCCAGCTCGGCGTCGGTGTCGGCGAGCGCGAACGGCACCAGGCCCTCGGACAGCCCGACGAGGAACACCGCGTCCCACTCGAGGCCCTTCGCCGCGTGCAGCGAGGCCAGGGTCACGCCGTCGACCGTCGGCGCGTGCTGCGTGGCGTCGCGCTCGTCGAGCTCGGCGACCAGGTCGGCGACGGTCGCGCGGGTGCCACCGCGGGCCCGCTCGGCCTCCAGCTCGTCGGCCAGCGTCACGAGCGCCTGCATGGCGTCCCACCGGTCCCGGGCCGCACCGCGCGACTCGGGTGCGCGCTCGGCCCAGCCGCACGTGCGCAGCACGTCCCGCACCGCCTCGGTCATCGACTGGTCGTCCGCGGTCGCGCGGGCGGCACCGCGCAGCAGGACGATCGCCTCGCGCACGTCACGTCGCGCGAAGAACCGTGCCCCGCCGCGCACCTGCGAGGCGATGCCGCTCGCGGCGAACGCCTGCTCGAACGCCTCCGACTGCGCGTTCGTCCGGTACAGCACCGCGATCTCGCGGGCGGGCACGCCCTCGGCGACCAGGCGAGCGACGCGATGGGCCACGCCCTGCGCCTCGTCCTCGTCGTCGGCGTAGGCCACGTAGCGCACGTCCGGCCCGTCGGGTCGCTGCGCGATGAGCTGCAGCGGCTGGGGTCCGCCCGCGCGACGCGTGGGCGCGAGCAGACGGTTGGCCAGGGACACGACCTGCGGCGTCGACCGGTAGTCGCGCACGAGGCGGACCACCGTGGCGCGCGGGTGGTCCTGCGCGAACGTCTGCAGGTGGTACGGGGTGGCGCCGGCGAAGGAGTAGATCGTCTGGCTCGGGTCGCCGACCACGCACAGCTCGTGCCGCCCGCCCAGCCACTGGCGCAGCAGGAACTGCTGCAACGGGCTCACGTCCTGGTACTCGTCGACGACGAAGTGCCGGTACTGGGCGCGCACCTCCTCGGCGATCTCACCGCGCTGCACGAGCATGCCGGCCAGGTCGAGCAGCACGTCCTCGAAGTCGATGACGCCACGCTCGGCCTTCGTCTCCTCGTACGCGGTGAGCAGGCGCGCGACCGCCTGCGCGTCGTACCCGGCCGGGATCGGGCGGCCCACCGCCTCGACGGCCTTCTCGTACTCGTCGGGCACGACGAGGGACACCTTCGACCACTCGATCTCCGCCGCGAGGTCACGCACGCCGACCCGGTCGACCGCGAGCCCGAGCCGACGGGCGGCGTCCGCGACGAGCGGTGCCTTCTGCTCGACCAGCCGGGGCGGTGCACCACCGACGACCTTGGGCCAGAAGAAGCCCAGCTGACGCAGCGCGGCCGCGTGGAACGTGCGGGCCTGGACACCGACGACACCGAGGTCGCGCAGCCGCACCCGCATCTCGCCGGCGGCCTTGGCGGTGAACGTCACCGCGAGCACGCTGCCCGGGCGGTACACCCCCGTGCGCACCCCGTACGCGATGCGGTGCGTGATGGCCCGGGTCTTGCCGGTCCCCGCGCCCGCGAGCACGCAGACGGGTCCCCTCAGCGCGACCGCGACCTCTCGTTGGTCGGGGTCGAGGGCGTCGAGGAGGGCGTCGGCGGACATCGGGCCCAGTGTCGCAGCCGGGGACGACACCGCGGGCGCGCCGTCCCCCGCGGCAGCCCCCCGGGGCCGCTCCCAGCCACCCCGCAGGCGCGGACCGGGGGCCGCGAGACAGCACCGCAGGTGCTGCGGGAAGCATCGGCGCCCGCGCTCGGTTGTGCCCGGTGCCGGTGCGCACCCGCGGACCGAGGGGTCGTCGTGCGCCACGACGCGACGACCGGCCGCGCACGAGGAGACGACGAGGACCGATGACGACGCAGACCCTGCCCCCGGCCGGAAGCGTGACCATGTACTCGACCACCTGGTGCGGGTACTGCCGCCGGCTCAAGACGCAGCTCGACTCGGCCGGCATCGGCTACGTCGAGGTCAACATCGAGGACCTGCCCGACGCGGCCGCCTACGTCGAGTCGGTCAACGGAGGCAACCAGACCGTGCCGACCGTCGTCTTCCCCGACGGGTCCGCGCTGACCAACCCCTCGCTGCTGGACGTGCGCGACCGCCTCGCCAACTGAGCGGTCAGGGGCCGTCGGGCGCGCAACCGACGTCCGACGGCCCGCAGATCAGGCCGTCCAGTCGTCGGTGGGCAGCGCGCCCCCGAACCACTCCTCGATCAGGGCCCGCGCGATGGACGACCGCCCCGGCGGCACCACACTGCCGTCGCGGACGGCCTCGGCCAGCTCCGCGCGCGTGAACCACCGCGCGTCCCCCATCTCCTCGCCGTCCGCGGTCACCTCGACCGACAGCGCCCGGGCGCGGAAACCGAGCATCAGGGACGCCGGGAACGGCCACGGCTGGCTGCCGCGGTACTCGACCTCGCCGACGGCGACCCGGGTCTCCTCGAGGACCTCGCGGCGCACCGCGTGCTCGAGGGACTCCCCCGACTCGACGAAACCCGCGAGCGTCGAGTACCGGCCCGCAGGCCACGCCACGGCGTGCCCGAGCAGCAGCCGGTCGTCATCGTCGACGACCGCCATGATCACCGCGGGATCCGTGCGCGGGTAGTGCTCGGACCCGTCCTGCACGCACGTGCGCGACCACCCGGCCTGCGTCACCCGCGTCGGGGACCCACAGCGCGGGCAGTGCCGGTGGTTCGCGTGCCAGGCAGCGAGGGCGACAGCCGTCGTGGCGAGCCCGGCGTCACGGGCGGACAGCAGCGCGCCGAGGACACGCAACGACGCGAACCGCACGCCACCGTCCTGCCCGGTCGGGGGCGTCTGACCCTCGGCGGGAGCCGGCCCGTGCAACGCGAGGTAGTGCGTGCCCTCGTCGTCCCTGCCGAGGAACACCCAGCCGTCGTCGTCCCCAGTCGCGGCGACCGCCGGGTCGATGGCTCGCACGTCGCGCAGCTGCGCGGGCGACAGGAGCAGCAGCGCCACACCCTCGTCGTCGACCGCCGTCAGACCGTCCCGCAGCAGCAGGACCCGGGTCCGCTCGTCCGCGAGGGCACCGGCCACGAGGTCGGCACGACCACGCAGCTCGGCCGCACGGTCCACGGCAGCACGGGACAGGGGAAGCTCGTCGACGACCACCCGCCCACCGTACGCACCCGCGGTGCACGACCAGCGCACGGGTCGACGCCCGGACCGACGCGACCGGCACGAACGCCCCGTGCGCCACCCGAACGGGGCGAAACGGGCACGGACACGCCGCACGGGCACCGCGGCCCCTACCGCGCGGCGACCTAGGCTGGGGTCGTGGCACGTTCACCTCTCGCTCTCGCCGCCCTCGCGACCGTCGCGGTCCCCGGGCTCGACGCGTTCGACGTGCGCCGCTCCGACCACCCCGGCACCGACACCGACGTGGCGGTCGTGATCGACGCGACCCGTCGACGCTGGGTCGTGCGCGCGCCGCGGACCGCGGCCGCCGGCGCCGCACTCGAGGCCGAGGCCGCGCTGCTGGGCTCCCTCGCCCCGTTCGTCGACGCCGGCCGCCTGCCCTTCGCGGTACCCCGGCCCGCCGGCTTCGCGCACCTACCCGAGGGCGGACGAGCCTGCGTCCACCCCGAGATCGCCGGGCAACCGCTGAACCTGGAGACGCTCGAGCCCGGCCCGGGGCTGGCCGCCTCGCTGGGACGCGCGCTCGCCGCCCTGCACGAGCTGCCCACCTCGCTCGTCGAGGACGCCGGCCTGCCCGTCTACGACGCCTCCGCCTACCGGGCCCGTCGTCAAGCCGAGGTCGACGAGGCCGCCCGGACCGGCAAGGTCCCGCCGACGCTGCTGCGGCGCTGGGAGGACATGCTGGAGGACGTCGCCCTGTGGCGGTTCCGTCCGACCGTGGTGCACGGGGACCTCACGAGCGAGGACGTGCTCGTCCGCGAAGGCGTCGTCTCCGGGATCCTCGACTGGAACGAGGTGAAGGTCGCCGACCCTGCCGACGACCTGTCCTGGGTCCTCGTCGCCGCCCCGCAGGACGCCGCCGAGGCCGTCATGGAGGCCTACCAGCTGCGCCGCACGGAGCTGACCGACCCGCACCTGACCGACCGCGCGCTGCTGGCCGGCGAGCTGGCCCTGGCCCGTTGGCTGCTGCACGGGGTCCGCAGCGGCGACCAGGAGATCGTCGCCGACGCCGTCGAGATGCTCGTCGACCTGGACGACCACACACGCACCGACGAGGACGCCGTCAGCTCGGTCGGCTGACCGCCACGACGGGCGACGGCGCGCCCGGGGCGCCTGCGGGCTCGTCGTCCGCCCCACCGTGCGACGTGGAGCGACGCAGCAGGTCGGTGATCTCGTCCTCGTCCAGCAGACGCTCGGGCCGGACCGTGACACCGGCGCCGACGTAGCAGAACGCCGCGCCCACCCGGTCCAGCGGGGTGCCGGTCCAGCGTGACCACGCCAGGCGGTAGACGGCGAGCTGCAGCTCGCGGGACGCCCGGGCGTCCGGATCGGTCGGCGGCGCCCCGGTCTTCCAGTCGACGACGACCACGGCGTCGGCGGCAACCGCCGGCACCGAGCCGTCGGGGTGCGCCGGCTCGTCGGGGAACACCGCGTCGATGCGGGAACGGATCACGTAGCCGTCGACGGGCGTCTCGATGTCCACCTCGACGGCCACCGGTCGGCGCTGCGCCCACGGGGTCGCCAGGAATGCGGCCCGCAGCGCGGCCTGGTCGGCGTCGACGGGCAGCGAGTCGTCGTCCGCGCCGGGCAGGTCGTCGAGATCGACGAGCGACGCGGAACCGAACCAGCCCTCCACCCAGGCGTGGAACGCCGTGCCCCGACGGGCCTGCGGCGACGGCTCGAGGGGCACCGGTCGGCGCAGAGCGCGCGCGAACTCCGCCGGGTCGCTGTCCAGGCGGACGAGGGCCGAGGCCGACAGGTGCGCGGGCAGGACGACCTCCGGCGACGGCCGGGCGGCGCGCTCCCGCTCGGCGAGCAGCCGGTCCGCGAGCGCGTCGAGAGGGTCGAGCGGCGCCGCCTCCGAGGAAGGGGTCGTCCCTGCACCCAGGGCGTCGCGCACGGCCGCGGCGGCGGCCTGCACCGGGCCGCGCCGGCTGTGCTCCGCTCCCGACCCGGCGAACGGGTCGCCGGGCCACACGACCACGCTCTGCGCGACCTCGCGCGGGTTCTCCACACCGTCGACCGGGACCTGCGCCCAGTCCTCCGTGCCGACGAGCCCAGCCTCGGCCAGCTCGGTGAGGAAGAGCGAGACCTTCCGCGCGCCCTTCGCCTGCCCCCACCAGGCCGCCGTGAGCAGCAGGTCGGAGCGCGCCCGGGTCAGCGCGACGTAGGCGAGACGGCGCTCCTCGGCGACCTCGTGGTCCCCGGCATCGAGCGCGAACTGCTTGCGGCGCGCCTCGAGGTCCTTCGGGGCGGCCGCACCGGCGTAGGCGAAGTCGGGCAGGTCGTGACGGTCGCCGCGCAGCGGGTACGGCAGGTTCCCCAGCCCGGTCAGCCAGGCGGAGTCCTTCGGCCCGTCCTTGCCCTGCGTGGCGGTCGCGGGCAGCCCGCCGTCGACCATCCCGGCCACCGCGACGACGTCCCACTCCAGACCCTTGGCGGCATGGATGGTGATGAGCTGCACCGCGTCGGGGTCGGGTTCGGCGACGGGCAGGTCCAGTCCGTCCTCGCGGGACTCGGCCGCCTCCAGCCAGGCGAGGAACGCGCCGAGCGTGGGGTGGTCGGCCGACTGGGAGAAGTCGACCGCGACGTCCCGGAACGCGTCCAGGTGGGCTCGCGCCCGGCCCGGCGAGACGCCGGTACGGGCGGCGACCTCGATGTCCAGACCGAGCAGCCGCTCGGCCTCGCCGACCAGCTCGGGCAGCGAGAGGTACGTGTGCGCACGCAACGCACGCAGCAGTCCGGCCAGGTCGGCGAGCCGCGCCTGCGCCACCTCGGTGAGCGAGCGTCCGGTGCGGCTGCACCACTGCGCCGGGGGCAGGTCGTCCAGCGCGTCGACGATGCTGCGCTCGTCGACCACGTCGGCCTCGACCCCGCCAGCCGGCCGCCCGCGCCCCGGGCCCGCGTGCCGGGCGGACAGCTCGCTGGCCCACGCCGACAGCGCGTGCAGGTCGGCCGCCCCCAGTCGCGTCCGGGCGCCGGTGAGCAGCCGCACGAGCGCGTCGCCGCGCGACGGGTCGTGCGCCGCCTGCAGCGCGGCCACGAGGTCGACGACCTCCGGGGTCGACAGCAGGCCGCCGAGCCCGACGACCTCGACCGGGAGGCCCGCCTCGCGCAGGGCCTGCCGGAGCACCGGGAACTGGGCGCGCTTGCGGCACAGCACGGCCGCCGAGACACGGTCCACGCCGGGCCCCGCGGGCCGCCAGCGTTCGGCCACGAACCGGGCGACGGCCCGGGCCTCGTCCTCGACGGTGTCGGCCACGTGCGCCTGCACCCGCCCCTGGCCCGCACCCGGACGCGCCTCGAGCACGGGCAGCGGCACACGGGCACCGGCACGTAGCGGACCGGCGACGAGGTTCGCCGCGTCGAGGATCGCGTGGTCGTTGCGCCACGACGTCGACAGCGCGTGCACGTCGGCGCGCCGCGCCGCACCGTCCGCGCCGATCGTGCGGAACTGCTCCGGGAACCGCTCGAGCCCGCCCGCGCTGGCGCCCCGCCAGCCGTAGATGGACTGGTGGGGGTCCCCGACCGCGGTCACGGGGTGCCCGTCGCCGAACAACGACGAGAGCAGCGTGAGCTGGGCGAACGACGTGTCCTGGTACTCGTCGAGGAGCACCACGCGGAACCGCGCGCGCTCGGCGGCCCCGACCTCGGGCACGTCCCGCGCGAGGCGGGCGGCGAGCGCCACCTGGTCGCCGAAGTCGAGCACGTCCTGCGTGCGCTTGCGTGCCCGGTAGTCGGCGACCAGGTCGAGCACCCGCACCCGCTCCTGCAGGGAGCGCACGAGCCGGCGCACCTCGGCGTAGGGCTCGCGCGGCGGGCTGCCCGGCGGGGTCGCGGCGATCGCCTCGACGATCTCCTCGATCCCCGTCTGCGCCTGCGCGGGCTCGAGCAGGTGCTCGTCGAGCGCCCCGGACAGCAGCAGGATCGCCTCGACGACGGTCGACGTGGCCGACTCGGTGTCCAGGTCACCGGTCCACGACTCGACGACCTCGCTCGCGAGCTGCCACTGCGCGGCCTCGCCGAGCAGCCGGGCGGACGGCTCGAGGCCGAGCCGCAGCGCGTGGTCGCCGACGAGCGAGGCGGCGTAGGAGTGGTAGGTCGAGACGGTCGGGCGCACGAGGTCCCCGAGCACGTCGTCCGTGCGTGAGCCCTCGGGGTGCAGCGCGGCCCTGCCGGGCAGCTCGACCCCGGCACGCGCGGCCGCCCGGTCGAGGTGCCGCAGCCGCAGCCGGACGCGGTCGCCGAGCTCGCCGGCGGCCTTGCGGGTGAACGTCAGGCCGAGCACCTGCTCGGGGGCCACGTAGCCGTTGGCGAGCAGCCAGACGACCCGCCCGGCCATGGTCTCGGTCTTGCCCGAGCCGGCCCCGGCGACGACGAGCGTCGGGACGAGCGGCGCCTCGATGATGCGCTGCTGCTCGGCGGTCGGCGGGTGCTGACCGAGCAGGGCGGAGATCTGGACGGCCGACAGCGCGCTCACTCGACCACCTGCCCGCCCTCGGCCCGTGCCGGGCACGCCCGGCGGACCGGGCAGCGGTCGCACAGGTCGTTCACGGTCGCCTCGAACGCCGAGGCCGCCATGCGGTCGGCGACGCCGTCGACGAGCGTGCGCGCCCAGCTGGGCCCCTCGTCCTCCGGCCCGAGCGCGTCCTGCGTGCGCAGCGTCGCGGACGCTCCCGTGCCGAGGTAGACGAGCTGGGCGCCCGTGCTGGTCGCCTCGGGCAGCGCCTCGAACGCGCCGGCGTCGACGGCCAGCTGGTACGCGCCGAGCTGGGGGTTCGTCGCGGCCTGGTCCTTGCTCGGCGGGTTCGCACCCGTCTTGAGGTCGGCGATGCGCACGTGGTCGTCGTCCACCCGCTCGACGCGGTCGACGGAACCCTTCACGACCGCGCGGTCCGTCTCGAGCCGGAACGCGCCCTCGACCAGCAGGGGTGCACCCGCCCCGCGCAGGTAGCCCGCGAGCCGGCGCACCATCGCCTCGGCCTTGCGCCGGGTCGCGAGCGCGGGCCAGCCCTCCCCCAGGCCGAGCTGCGACCAGCGCTCGTCGAGGGCGGCCAGGAGCTCGGGCTCCGTCCCCGTCGGCAGGTCCTGCGCGATGGCGTGCACGAGCGTCCCGAGCGTCTGTCCGCTGCTGTCCGCCGCGGTGCCCCCGGCGGACTCGAACGCCCAGCGCAGGGCGCAGCGCTGCGCCGACTCGAGCTTCGAGGGCGAGACAGGCACCTTCTCGTCCGCGGACCACAGCGGGGCGTCGCTCGACGGCCCGGCCAGGCCGTACCAGTCGTCGGGGTGGGCACCGGTGACGCCCTGTGCCGCGAGCCGGGCGAGGGTGGCCGCGGAGGCCGTGTCCTGCGTGCCCGCGAGCGCGGCGGACTCGAGGCGTGCACGCAGCAGGGCGACGAGCCCGCGCAGGTCGAGCGGTGAGGGTGCAACCGTGCGCCGCGGGTCCACGTCGGTGTCGCACGGGTCGACCAGGTCGCAGAACGGCGAGGGCTGGGCGTCGGTGTCGGCGACCGCGGTGACGAGCAGGTGGCTCCTCGACCGTGAGCAGGCGACCGCGAACGACCGCAGCTCGTCGGCGAGCACGGCCTGCCGGGCACCGGCGACGTCGAGGGTGCCGTCCGAGCGTCCGGCGAGGATCTCGACGAGGGTCTGGGCGCCCAGCAGCGAGTCGCGCAGCCGCAGGTCCGGCCAGGCCCCCTCCTGCACGCCGGCGACGACGACCACGTCCCACTCACGTCCCGCAGCACCGGCCGGGGTGAGCACCTGCACGGACTCGCGCGAGGCGCGGGCGGCGATCGTGTCGGACGGCAGGTCC
Coding sequences within:
- a CDS encoding WhiB family transcriptional regulator, which codes for MRLTTLLDTDRVGSGPWPSTDAPTETRPTISTPQPSATRSTVDDRRQFNRLVADLIPCRNNDSELWFAERTVEVERAKALCRECPLIEGCLAGALEREEPWGVWGGQVFVAGAVVATKRGRGRPRKDRTAAA
- a CDS encoding ATP-dependent helicase, whose protein sequence is MSADALLDALDPDQREVAVALRGPVCVLAGAGTGKTRAITHRIAYGVRTGVYRPGSVLAVTFTAKAAGEMRVRLRDLGVVGVQARTFHAAALRQLGFFWPKVVGGAPPRLVEQKAPLVADAARRLGLAVDRVGVRDLAAEIEWSKVSLVVPDEYEKAVEAVGRPIPAGYDAQAVARLLTAYEETKAERGVIDFEDVLLDLAGMLVQRGEIAEEVRAQYRHFVVDEYQDVSPLQQFLLRQWLGGRHELCVVGDPSQTIYSFAGATPYHLQTFAQDHPRATVVRLVRDYRSTPQVVSLANRLLAPTRRAGGPQPLQLIAQRPDGPDVRYVAYADDEDEAQGVAHRVARLVAEGVPAREIAVLYRTNAQSEAFEQAFAASGIASQVRGGARFFARRDVREAIVLLRGAARATADDQSMTEAVRDVLRTCGWAERAPESRGAARDRWDAMQALVTLADELEAERARGGTRATVADLVAELDERDATQHAPTVDGVTLASLHAAKGLEWDAVFLVGLSEGLVPFALADTDAELAEERRLLYVGVTRARARLELSFAAARAPGTRAVRRRSRFLDGLWPQGDAPVGRGRGGARTGGATGAGRGGAGLDERVEPHPGVVDGLTRWRRRTADELGRTTTSVLSDAAITAVARRLPTSLAELGQVAGIGARTLGSYGLELLVVVRDSAADGASE
- a CDS encoding ATP-dependent DNA helicase produces the protein MSALSAVQISALLGQHPPTAEQQRIIEAPLVPTLVVAGAGSGKTETMAGRVVWLLANGYVAPEQVLGLTFTRKAAGELGDRVRLRLRHLDRAAARAGVELPGRAALHPEGSRTDDVLGDLVRPTVSTYHSYAASLVGDHALRLGLEPSARLLGEAAQWQLASEVVESWTGDLDTESATSTVVEAILLLSGALDEHLLEPAQAQTGIEEIVEAIAATPPGSPPREPYAEVRRLVRSLQERVRVLDLVADYRARKRTQDVLDFGDQVALAARLARDVPEVGAAERARFRVVLLDEYQDTSFAQLTLLSSLFGDGHPVTAVGDPHQSIYGWRGASAGGLERFPEQFRTIGADGAARRADVHALSTSWRNDHAILDAANLVAGPLRAGARVPLPVLEARPGAGQGRVQAHVADTVEDEARAVARFVAERWRPAGPGVDRVSAAVLCRKRAQFPVLRQALREAGLPVEVVGLGGLLSTPEVVDLVAALQAAHDPSRGDALVRLLTGARTRLGAADLHALSAWASELSARHAGPGRGRPAGGVEADVVDERSIVDALDDLPPAQWCSRTGRSLTEVAQARLADLAGLLRALRAHTYLSLPELVGEAERLLGLDIEVAARTGVSPGRARAHLDAFRDVAVDFSQSADHPTLGAFLAWLEAAESREDGLDLPVAEPDPDAVQLITIHAAKGLEWDVVAVAGMVDGGLPATATQGKDGPKDSAWLTGLGNLPYPLRGDRHDLPDFAYAGAAAPKDLEARRKQFALDAGDHEVAEERRLAYVALTRARSDLLLTAAWWGQAKGARKVSLFLTELAEAGLVGTEDWAQVPVDGVENPREVAQSVVVWPGDPFAGSGAEHSRRGPVQAAAAAVRDALGAGTTPSSEAAPLDPLDALADRLLAERERAARPSPEVVLPAHLSASALVRLDSDPAEFARALRRPVPLEPSPQARRGTAFHAWVEGWFGSASLVDLDDLPGADDDSLPVDADQAALRAAFLATPWAQRRPVAVEVDIETPVDGYVIRSRIDAVFPDEPAHPDGSVPAVAADAVVVVDWKTGAPPTDPDARASRELQLAVYRLAWSRWTGTPLDRVGAAFCYVGAGVTVRPERLLDEDEITDLLRRSTSHGGADDEPAGAPGAPSPVVAVSRPS
- a CDS encoding phosphotransferase yields the protein MARSPLALAALATVAVPGLDAFDVRRSDHPGTDTDVAVVIDATRRRWVVRAPRTAAAGAALEAEAALLGSLAPFVDAGRLPFAVPRPAGFAHLPEGGRACVHPEIAGQPLNLETLEPGPGLAASLGRALAALHELPTSLVEDAGLPVYDASAYRARRQAEVDEAARTGKVPPTLLRRWEDMLEDVALWRFRPTVVHGDLTSEDVLVREGVVSGILDWNEVKVADPADDLSWVLVAAPQDAAEAVMEAYQLRRTELTDPHLTDRALLAGELALARWLLHGVRSGDQEIVADAVEMLVDLDDHTRTDEDAVSSVG
- a CDS encoding thiamine biosynthesis protein ThiF is translated as MTVRLRPGLRVLRRTDTEVQVGTDPRWAVRLTDLRPAEVEALVAVDALTDLRSLGRHARLSPARLGPLVDALQEAGLTVDEDRSRTLPGPATVEAAAVSLARGGTDPGALLRARAARSVGVLGLGPVGLGIAVTLAAAGVGTLVLDDERPVRSADVGPCGYRWSDAGSMRSTASARILRDVRPEIRLGQTDEPDVLVLVEHGAAAPERAHVLLTSGLPHLSVVVREAGIVVGPFVQPSDPHPGACLRCLDLHRVDLDPSWPVVAAQLAAATHVTRPDAGPGARGTPLDEPVVVSAMAAAVAAADVLAVLDGCVPRTRSTTVEIAVPDAVPRERSWAVHPSCGCTALPGVDAVGDGGRPRSPLPV
- the nudC gene encoding NAD(+) diphosphatase produces the protein MVVDELPLSRAAVDRAAELRGRADLVAGALADERTRVLLLRDGLTAVDDEGVALLLLSPAQLRDVRAIDPAVAATGDDDGWVFLGRDDEGTHYLALHGPAPAEGQTPPTGQDGGVRFASLRVLGALLSARDAGLATTAVALAAWHANHRHCPRCGSPTRVTQAGWSRTCVQDGSEHYPRTDPAVIMAVVDDDDRLLLGHAVAWPAGRYSTLAGFVESGESLEHAVRREVLEETRVAVGEVEYRGSQPWPFPASLMLGFRARALSVEVTADGEEMGDARWFTRAELAEAVRDGSVVPPGRSSIARALIEEWFGGALPTDDWTA
- a CDS encoding mycoredoxin, with product MTTQTLPPAGSVTMYSTTWCGYCRRLKTQLDSAGIGYVEVNIEDLPDAAAYVESVNGGNQTVPTVVFPDGSALTNPSLLDVRDRLAN